A genomic segment from Triticum dicoccoides isolate Atlit2015 ecotype Zavitan chromosome 1A, WEW_v2.0, whole genome shotgun sequence encodes:
- the LOC119268543 gene encoding probable leucine-rich repeat receptor-like protein kinase At1g35710, whose protein sequence is MPTPGARALILLLPLLVLLLLSASAANAATEAEALLAWKASLDRPLPDALATWANPAGLCSSWEGVSCDAAGRVDSLALRGLGLGGTLDKLDVAALPALATLDLNGNNFFGAIPASLSRLRFLATLDLGSNGFNGSIPPQLADLSGLVELRLYNNNLADAIPHQLSRLPRIQHFDLGANFLTDPDYRKLSPMPTVRFMSLYLNYLNGGFPEFILKSANVTYLDLSQNNFSGSIPDSLAEKLPNLMYLNLSINAFSGRIPPSLSKLRNLRDLRVLNNNLTGGVPDFLGSMSQLRVLELGGNLLGGPIPPVLGRLQMLQRLDLKSSGLNSTIPPELGNLGNLNLMELSMNQLTGFLPPAFAGMRKMREFGISSNKLTGQIPPSLFRSWPELISFQVQMNSFTGKIPPELGKATKLDILYLFSNNLTGSIPAELGELVSLTQLDLSVNSLTGLIPSSFGKLTKLKRLALFFNKLTGTIPPEIGNMTALEVLDVNTNSLEGELPATITALRNLQYLALFDNNFSGTVPPDLGKGLSLTDASFANNSFSGELPQRLCDGLVLQNFTANHNNFSGTLPPCLKNCTNLFRVRLEGNHFTGDISEAFGVHPRLDYLDVSGSELTGRLSPDWGKCTNITRLHMDGNGLSGGIPAAFGSMASLQDLSLAENNLTGSVPPELGQLSLLFSLNLSHNALSGSIPANLGSNSKLQAVDLSGNSLTGRIPAGLSKLSYLIFLDMSKNKLSGQIPDDLGNLVQLQRLLDLSSNSLSGAIPSNLQKLTNLQKLNLSHNDLSGSIPAGFSRMSSLDTVDFSYNRLTGKIPSGNAFQNTSADAYIGNLGLCGNVQGITSCDLGSGGASSGHRKRIVIATVVSVVGVVLLAALAACLILICRRRPREKKVLEANTNDTFESMIWEKEGKFTFFDIVNATDNFNETFCIGKGGFGAVYRAELASGQVVAVKRFHVAETGDISEISKKSFENEIKALTEVRHRNIVKLHGFCTSGDYMYLVYEYLERGSLAKTLYGEEGKKKLDWDVRMKVIQGVAHALAYLHHDCNPPIVHRDITLNNILLESDFEPRLCDFGTAKLLGSASTNWTSVAGSYGYMAPEFAYTMRVTEKCDVYSFGVVALEILMGKHPGDLLTSLPAISSSQEDDLLLKDILDQRLDPPTEQLAEEVVFIVRIALACTRAKPESRPAMRSVAQEIAAHTQAYLSEAFRLITISKLTDYQK, encoded by the exons ATGCCGACGCCGGGCGCACGagccctcatcctcctcctcccgctcctcgtcctcctcctgctcTCCGCCAGCGCCGCCAATGCCGCGACGGAGGCCGAGGCGCTGCTGGCCTGGAAGGCCAGCCTCGACCGCCCGCTCCCGGACGCGCTCGCCACCTGGGCCAACCCCGCGGGCCTCTGCTCCTCCTGGGAGGGCGTCTCCTGCGACGCCGCCGGCCGCGTCGACTCGCTCGCGCTCCGGGGGCTCGGCCTAGGCGGCACGCTCGACAAGCTCGACGTCGCGGCGCTCCCGGCCCTCGCCACGCTCGACCTCAACGGGAACAACTTCTTCGGCGCCATCCCGGCGAGCCTCTCGCGCCTGCGCTTCCTCGCCACGCTCGACCTCGGCAGCAACGGCTTCAACGGCTCCATCCCGCCGCAGCTCGCCGACCTCTCCGGCCTGGTCGAGCTGCGTCTCTACAACAACAACCTCGCCGACGCCATTCCCCACCAGCTCAGCAGGCTCCCCAGGATCCAGCATTTCGATCTGGGTGCCAACTTCCTCACCGACCCGGACTACCGCAAGTTATCGCCGATGCCCACCGTCAGGTTCATGTCGCTCTACCTCAACTACCTCAACGGCGGCTTCCCGGAGTTCATCCTCAAGAGCGCCAACGTCACCTACCTCGACCTGTCGCAGAACAATTTCTCCGGGTCGATACCGGACTCGCTGGCGGAGAAGCTCCCCAACCTCATGTACCTCAACCTGTCCATCAATGCTTTCTCTGGGCGGATACCGCCGTCGCTGTCGAAGCTGAGGAATCTCCGGGACCTGCGGGTTTTAAACAATAATCTGACCGGAGGAGTCCCCGATTTCCTCGGGTCCATGTCCCAGCTCAGAGTCCTTGAACTCGGCGGCAACCTGCTCGGCGGGCCGATCCCGCCGGTACTTGGCCGGCTCCAAATGCTGCAACGCCTTGATCTCAAGAGCTCCGGGTTGAATTCCACTATTCCACCAGAGCTGGGCAACCTTGGCAATCTCAATTTGATGGAGCTGTCCATGAACCAGCTCACCGGTTTCCTGCCGCCGGCGTTCGCCGGGATGCGCAAAATGCGCGAGTTTGGCATATCGTCCAACAAACTCACCGGTCAGATTCCGCCGTCTTTGTTCAGGAGCTGGCCAGAGCTCATATCGTTCCAAGTGCAAATGAACTCATTCACCGGGAAGATTCCACCAGAGCTCGGCAAGGCAACCAAGCTGGATATCTTGTATCTCTTCAGCAACAACCTTACAGGCTCTATCCCAGCAGAGCTAGGCGAGCTGGTGAGCCTGACTCAGTTGGATTTGTCGGTGAACTCTCTCACGGGGCTGATCCCCAGCTCGTTCGGTAAGCTCACGAAGCTCAAGAGGCTGGCGCTCTTCTTCAACAAGCTTACCGGCACAATCCCGCCGGAGATTGGCAACATGACGGCGTTGGAAGTCTTGGATGTCAACACCAACAGTTTGGAAGGCGAGCTGCCCGCCACCATTACAGCGCTCAGAAATCTTCAATACCTTGCCCTGTTCGACAACAACTTCAGTGGTACCGTACCGCCGGACCTCGGGAAGGGGCTGAGCTTGACCGACGCAAGCTTTGCGAACAACAGCTTCTCCGGCGAACTGCCGCAGAGACTATGTGATGGCCTCGTGCTGCAGAACTTCACGGCGAACCACAACAACTTCAGCGGCACGCTACCACCGTGCCTCAAGAACTGCACAAATCTGTTCCGGGTGCGGTTGGAAGGGAACCACTTCACCGGCGACATCTCAGAGGCGTTCGGTGTCCACCCCAGGTTGGACTACCTGGACGTCTCTGGGAGCGAACTGACCGGTCGTCTATCTCCCGATTGGGGAAAATGCACCAATATCACCCGCCTACACATGGACGGCAATGGTTTATCAGGTGGCATTCCAGCGGCGTTTGGGAGCATGGCAAGCTTACAGGACCTCAGCTTGGCTGAGAATAATCTCACAGGAAGTGTTCCACCTGAGCTGGGCCAGCTCAGCCTCTTATTCAGTCTCAATCTTAGCCATAATGCCCTTTCGGGGTCAATTCCGGCAAATTTGGGCAGCAATTCCAAGTTACAGGCAGTCGATTTGTCTGGGAACTCGCTTACGGGGAGGATACCGGCTGGCCTTAGCAAGCTCAGTTATCTAATTTTTCTTGATATGAGCAAGAACAAGTTGTCAGGGCAGATACCAGATGATCTTGGCAATCTTGTTCAGCTGCAGAGGCTTCTTGATCTGAGCAGTAACTCATTGTCAGGTGCGATCCCCTCGAATCTTCAGAAGCTGACGAATTTGCAGAAACTGAACCTGTCACACAACGATCTCAGTGGTTCAATACCAGCAGGGTTTTCTCGCATGTCAAGCCTTGATACAGTTGATTTCTCTTACAATCGACTCACCGGTAAGATACCATCAGGGAATGCTTTCCAGAACACATCAGCTGATGCCTACATTGGGAATTTGGGGCTCTGTGGTAATGTGCAAGGTATAACTTCTTGTGACCTCGGTTCTGGCGGTGCATCTTCAGGGCATCGCAAGAGAATAGTCATTGCAACAGTTGTGTCAGTTGTTGGGGTTGTGTTACTTGCAGCCCTTGCTGCTTGCCTCATACTGATATGCAGAAGGAGGCCTCGTGAGAAGAAAGTGCTGGAGGCTAACACCAATGATACTTTTGAGTCCATGATCTGGGAAAAGGAGGGAAAGTTCACATTCTTTGATATCGTGAATGCCACAGACAACTTCAACGAAACCTTCTGCATTGGTAAAGGAGGGTTCGGGGCCGTGTACAGGGCCGAGCTTGCAAGTGGGCAGGTTGTGGCCGTGAAGCGATTCCATGTCGCCGAGACAGGCGACATATCAGAGATTAGCAAAAAGAGCTTTGAGAATGAGATAAAGGCGCTGACTGAGGTCCGCCACCGGAATATCGTCAAGCTCCATGGCTTCTGCACTAGCGGTGACTACATGTATCTGGTGTACGAGTACCTGGAAAGGGGCAGCTTGGCGAAGACATTGTACGGGGAGGAAGGGAAGAAGAAGCTGGACTGGGACGTGAGGATGAAGGTGATACAGGGGGTTGCTCATGCCCTGGCCTACCTGCATCATGACTGCAACCCGCCCATCGTTCATCGCGACATCACTTTGAATAATATCCTGCTTGAATCTGACTTTGAGCCACGGTTGTGTGATTTTGGCACCGCAAAGTTGCTTGGGTCTGCTTCGACGAACTGGACTTCTGTGGCAGGATCGTATGGCTACATGGCTCCAG AATTTGCATACACAATGAGGGTGACAGAGAAGTGTGATGTTTACAGCTTCGGCGTTGTTGCACTGGAGATCCTGATGGGGAAGCACCCAGGAGACCTGCTAACCTCTCTGCCGGCGATATCCTCATCACAAGAAGACGATTTACTCCTCAAGGACATACTGGACCAGCGGTTGGACCCTCCAACGGAACAGCTTGCAGAAGAGGTTGTGTTCATCGTCAGGATAGCGCTTGCCTGCACCAGGGCAAAACCTGAATCCAGGCCTGCAATGCGATCCGTAGCACAAGAGATAGCAGCACATACCCAGGCCTACCTCTCCGAAGCATTCCGACTTATCACAATAAGCAAGCTAACAGACTACCAGAAGTGA